A region from the Motacilla alba alba isolate MOTALB_02 chromosome 10, Motacilla_alba_V1.0_pri, whole genome shotgun sequence genome encodes:
- the SECISBP2L gene encoding selenocysteine insertion sequence-binding protein 2-like isoform X1, translating into MDKADKNVKLSAEVEPFIPQKKGPETLMIPMALPNDSGGINGMEPTPIPSYLITCYPFVQENQSNRQFPLYNNDIRWQQPSPNPAGPYLAYPIISAQPPVSTEYTYYQLMPAPCAQVMGFYHPFPTPYPAPFQTANAVSTVTTECTERPSPSGQVFPLSAQRSRSTNRGPVIQKQQQQLQMHIKSKRPPVKNVATQKETSSSGPENRSKIVLLVDASQQTDFPSDIANKSLSESASTMLWKSKGRRRRTSHPAAESSSEQGASEADIDSDSGYCSPKHGNNQAAAVASRNTDSCAMNVVEPSINTTGIGWTNVNSQATQKKPWIEKTLTFSRGGRQAEQRNNPQSGFRCRDHSTSSERMQSLQKRHEKPLATSQASRAEQSPEPLYFEDEDEFPELNSDNGSSKSSSIQQKISPKVLDDLPENSPINIVQTPIPITTSVPKRAKSQKKKALAAALATAQEYSEISMEQKKLQEALSKAAGKKSKTPVQLDLGDMLAALEKQQQAMKARQITNTRPLSYTVGSAAPFHTKESASRKSLTKGQPSMGCLNPLDSTAPKVKRGKEREIAKLKRPTALKKIILKEREEKKGRLSADHSLLGSDEQKEAHLNLTADQSQELASQEETGLSMPSDTSLSPASQNSPYCMTPVSQGSPASSGIGSPMASSAITKIHSKRFREYCNQVLSKEIDECVTLLLQELVSFQERIYQKDPTRAKARRRLVMGLREVTKHMKLNKIKCVIISPNCEKIQSKGGLDEALYNVIAMAREQEIPFVFALGRKALGRCVNKLVPVSVVGIFNYSGAEDLFNKLVSLTEEARKAYRDMVAAMEQEQAEEALKNVKKAPHHMGHSRNPSAASAISFCSVISEPISEVNEKEYETNWRNMVETSDGLETSENERESVCKAAVPEKAGNGQMEKTTLNKQPPLATTGTTSATNHGKSTPGDKDEVKPDDNLEWASQQSTETGSLDGSCRDLLNSSMTSTTSTLVPGMLEEEEEEEDDDDEDYAHEPISVEVQLNSRIESWVSETQRTMETLQLGKTLSGAEEDNAEQSEEEEMESSEQADPVTDGEEWTNDKHASNAQHKPTICSSLNKEHTDSIYMP; encoded by the exons ATGGACAAAGCGGACAAG AATGTCAAGCTGTCAGCTGAAGTAGAACCATTTATTCCTCAGAAGAAGGGTCCAGAAACACTAATGATCCCAATGGCGCTTCCTAACGACAGTGGAGGAATTAATGGCATGGAACCAACTCCAATCCCTAGCTACCTGATCACTTGCTATCCATTTGTACAGGAAAATCAATCCAACAG gCAGTTTCCACTATATAACAATGACATCAGATGGCAACAACCCAGCCCAAATCCTGCAGGACCATACCTTGCTTATCCTATAATATCTGCACAGCCACCTGTTTCTACAGAATATACTTACTATCAGCTGATGCCAGCGCCATGTGCTCAGGTCATGGGTTTCTATCATCCTTTCCCTACACCCTATCCTGCACCCTTTCAAACAGCCAATGCTGTGAGTACAGTTACTACAGAGTGCACTGAGCGTCCCAGCCCCTCAGGCCAGGTCTTTCCATTGTCCGCTCAGCGGAGCAGAAGCACTAACAGGGGACCAGTCATTCAAAAA cagcaacagcagctacAGATGCACATAAAAAGTAAACGTCCTCCAGTGAAAAATGTCGCCACTCAGAAGGAGACCAGTTCATCAGGTCCTGAGAATAGATCAAAGATTGTTTTGTTGGTTGATGCATCACAGCAAACAg ACTTTCCTTCAGATATAGCTAATAAGTCACTTTCTGAGAGCGCCTCCACGATGCTTTGGAAGTCAAAAGGCAGGCGCAGGAGAACCTCTCACCCTGCTGCAGAGTCCTCCAGTGAACAGGGCGCAAGTGAGGCAGACATTGACAGTGACAGTGGCTACTGTAGTCCTAAGCATGGCAATAACCAGGCCGCAGCTGTGGCTTCAAGAAATACAGATTCATGTGCAATGAAT gtTGTAGAACCATCAATAAATACAA CTGGTATAGGTTGGACTAATGTAAATTCCCAAGCAACTCAAAAAAAACCTTGGATTGAAAAAACTCTGACCTTTTCTAGAGGTGGAAGACAAGCTGAGCAAAGAAATAATCCACAG tCTGGTTTCAGATGCAGAGACCACAGCACATCTTCAGAAAGAATGCAGAGTTTGCAGAAACGGCACGAAAAACCTTTAGCTACGAGCCAggcaagcagagcagagcagagtccTGAACCTCTGTATTTTGAG GATGAAGATGAGTTTCCAGAGCTAAATAGTGACAATGGCAGCAGCAAAAGTAGTAGCATCCAGCAGAAGATTTCACCCAAAGTA TTGGATGACTTACCAGAGAATTCTCCAATCAACATAGTCCAAACTCCAATTCCCATTACAACCTCTGTACCAAAGCGTGCAAAAAGTCAGAAGAAGAAGGCCTTGGCTGCAGCACTTGCAACAGCTCAAGAGTATTCAGAGATAAGCATGGAACAGAAAAAACTTCAA GAGGCTTTatcaaaagcagctggaaagaaGAGCAAGACCCCAGTTCAGTTAGATTTGGGTGACATGTTAGCAGCtcttgaaaagcagcagcaagcaaTGAAAGCTCGTCAGATCACCAACACCAGGCCTCTCTCATACACAG TTGGCAGTGCTGCTCCGTTTCATACCAAAGAATCTGCCAGCAGAAAGTCCTTAACAAAGGGACAGCCCTCTATGGGTTGCCTTAATCCTTTGGATTCAACTGCCCCAAaagtgaaaagaggaaaagagagagagattgcAAAACTGAAACGCCCTACAGCACTTAAAAAG ATTATcttgaaagagagagaagaaaagaaaggccGTTTATCAGCTGACCACAGCCTTCTGGGTTCTGATGAACAGAAAGAGGCTCATTTAAACTTGACTGCCGACCAGTCTCAGGAGCTGGCCTCTCAGGAAG AAACTGGTCTGAGTATGCCTAGTGATACTTCACTTTCTCCAGCAAGTCAGAATTCTCCGTACTGCATGACCCCAGTGTCACAGGGTTCACCTGCTAGTTCTGGAATAGGCAGTCCAATGGCATCTTCTGCAATAACCAAAATTCACAGCAAGAGATTCAGAGA ATACTGTAACCAGGTTCTAAGTAAAGAAATAGATGAGTGCGTGActctgctgttgcaagagctcGTCAGCTTCCAGGAACGGATTTACCAAAAGGATCCCACGAGAGCTAAAGCAAGGAGGAGACTTGTTATGGGGTTACGTGAGGTTACAAAACACATGAAACTGAACAAGATCAAGTGTGTAATCATATCCCCCAACTGTGAAAAAATTCAGTCAAAAG GTGGACTAGATGAGGCTCTCTATAATGTAATAGCCATGGCACGGGAACAAGAAATTCCATTTGTCTTTGCTCTTGGCCGCAAGGCTCTTGGCCGCTGTGTGAACAAGCTGGTTCCTGTTAGTGTTGTGGGTATCTTCAACTACTCAGGTGCTGAG GATCTGTTTAATAAGCTGGTATCCCTAACTGAAGAGGCCAGGAAAGCCTACAGGGACATGGTGGCTGCAATGGAACAGGAACAGGCAGAAGAAGCCTTGAAGAATGTCAAGAAGGCCCCGCATCACATGGGTCATTCTCGTAACCCTTCTGCAGCAAGTGCTATCTCGTTCTGTAGTGTTATTTCTGAACCCATATCTGAGGTCAATGAGAAAGAATATG AAACAAACTGGAGAAATATGGTGGAAACATCTGATGGGTTAGAGACCTCTGAAAATGAGAGAGAATCCGTGTGCAAGGCTGCAGTACCAGAAAAAGCTGGCAATGGCCAAATGGAAAAAACCACTCTTAATAAACAACCACCTCTGGCTACAACTGGCACTACCTCAGCAACAAATCACGGGAAATCCACCCCAGGTGACAAAGATGAGGTGAAACCAGATGACAATCTGGAATGGGCCTCACAGCAGAGTACAGAAACAGGATCCCTGGACGGCAGCTGCCGAGACCTTTTGAATTCCTCCATGACCAGCACCACCAGTACTCTTGTGCCAGGAatgctggaagaggaggaggaagaggaagatgacGATGATGAGGATTATGCCCATGAACCAATTTCTGTAGAAGTTCAGCTTAATAGCAGAATTGAATCTTGGGTTTCAGAGACCCAGAGAACTATGGAGAcgctgcagctggggaagacCCTTAGTGGTGCTGAAGAAGACAATGCTGAACAaagtgaagaggaagaaatggagagctcagagcaggctgATCCTGTCACTGACGGGGAGGAATGGACAAACGATAAGCACGCAAGTAACGCTCAGCATAAACCCACCATCTGCAGTTCTCTGAATAAAGAACACACAGATTCCATCTATATGCCGTAA
- the SECISBP2L gene encoding selenocysteine insertion sequence-binding protein 2-like isoform X2: MDKADKNVKLSAEVEPFIPQKKGPETLMIPMALPNDSGGINGMEPTPIPSYLITCYPFVQENQSNRQFPLYNNDIRWQQPSPNPAGPYLAYPIISAQPPVSTEYTYYQLMPAPCAQVMGFYHPFPTPYPAPFQTANAVSTVTTECTERPSPSGQVFPLSAQRSRSTNRGPVIQKQQQLQMHIKSKRPPVKNVATQKETSSSGPENRSKIVLLVDASQQTDFPSDIANKSLSESASTMLWKSKGRRRRTSHPAAESSSEQGASEADIDSDSGYCSPKHGNNQAAAVASRNTDSCAMNVVEPSINTTGIGWTNVNSQATQKKPWIEKTLTFSRGGRQAEQRNNPQSGFRCRDHSTSSERMQSLQKRHEKPLATSQASRAEQSPEPLYFEDEDEFPELNSDNGSSKSSSIQQKISPKVLDDLPENSPINIVQTPIPITTSVPKRAKSQKKKALAAALATAQEYSEISMEQKKLQEALSKAAGKKSKTPVQLDLGDMLAALEKQQQAMKARQITNTRPLSYTVGSAAPFHTKESASRKSLTKGQPSMGCLNPLDSTAPKVKRGKEREIAKLKRPTALKKIILKEREEKKGRLSADHSLLGSDEQKEAHLNLTADQSQELASQEETGLSMPSDTSLSPASQNSPYCMTPVSQGSPASSGIGSPMASSAITKIHSKRFREYCNQVLSKEIDECVTLLLQELVSFQERIYQKDPTRAKARRRLVMGLREVTKHMKLNKIKCVIISPNCEKIQSKGGLDEALYNVIAMAREQEIPFVFALGRKALGRCVNKLVPVSVVGIFNYSGAEDLFNKLVSLTEEARKAYRDMVAAMEQEQAEEALKNVKKAPHHMGHSRNPSAASAISFCSVISEPISEVNEKEYETNWRNMVETSDGLETSENERESVCKAAVPEKAGNGQMEKTTLNKQPPLATTGTTSATNHGKSTPGDKDEVKPDDNLEWASQQSTETGSLDGSCRDLLNSSMTSTTSTLVPGMLEEEEEEEDDDDEDYAHEPISVEVQLNSRIESWVSETQRTMETLQLGKTLSGAEEDNAEQSEEEEMESSEQADPVTDGEEWTNDKHASNAQHKPTICSSLNKEHTDSIYMP, translated from the exons ATGGACAAAGCGGACAAG AATGTCAAGCTGTCAGCTGAAGTAGAACCATTTATTCCTCAGAAGAAGGGTCCAGAAACACTAATGATCCCAATGGCGCTTCCTAACGACAGTGGAGGAATTAATGGCATGGAACCAACTCCAATCCCTAGCTACCTGATCACTTGCTATCCATTTGTACAGGAAAATCAATCCAACAG gCAGTTTCCACTATATAACAATGACATCAGATGGCAACAACCCAGCCCAAATCCTGCAGGACCATACCTTGCTTATCCTATAATATCTGCACAGCCACCTGTTTCTACAGAATATACTTACTATCAGCTGATGCCAGCGCCATGTGCTCAGGTCATGGGTTTCTATCATCCTTTCCCTACACCCTATCCTGCACCCTTTCAAACAGCCAATGCTGTGAGTACAGTTACTACAGAGTGCACTGAGCGTCCCAGCCCCTCAGGCCAGGTCTTTCCATTGTCCGCTCAGCGGAGCAGAAGCACTAACAGGGGACCAGTCATTCAAAAA caacagcagctacAGATGCACATAAAAAGTAAACGTCCTCCAGTGAAAAATGTCGCCACTCAGAAGGAGACCAGTTCATCAGGTCCTGAGAATAGATCAAAGATTGTTTTGTTGGTTGATGCATCACAGCAAACAg ACTTTCCTTCAGATATAGCTAATAAGTCACTTTCTGAGAGCGCCTCCACGATGCTTTGGAAGTCAAAAGGCAGGCGCAGGAGAACCTCTCACCCTGCTGCAGAGTCCTCCAGTGAACAGGGCGCAAGTGAGGCAGACATTGACAGTGACAGTGGCTACTGTAGTCCTAAGCATGGCAATAACCAGGCCGCAGCTGTGGCTTCAAGAAATACAGATTCATGTGCAATGAAT gtTGTAGAACCATCAATAAATACAA CTGGTATAGGTTGGACTAATGTAAATTCCCAAGCAACTCAAAAAAAACCTTGGATTGAAAAAACTCTGACCTTTTCTAGAGGTGGAAGACAAGCTGAGCAAAGAAATAATCCACAG tCTGGTTTCAGATGCAGAGACCACAGCACATCTTCAGAAAGAATGCAGAGTTTGCAGAAACGGCACGAAAAACCTTTAGCTACGAGCCAggcaagcagagcagagcagagtccTGAACCTCTGTATTTTGAG GATGAAGATGAGTTTCCAGAGCTAAATAGTGACAATGGCAGCAGCAAAAGTAGTAGCATCCAGCAGAAGATTTCACCCAAAGTA TTGGATGACTTACCAGAGAATTCTCCAATCAACATAGTCCAAACTCCAATTCCCATTACAACCTCTGTACCAAAGCGTGCAAAAAGTCAGAAGAAGAAGGCCTTGGCTGCAGCACTTGCAACAGCTCAAGAGTATTCAGAGATAAGCATGGAACAGAAAAAACTTCAA GAGGCTTTatcaaaagcagctggaaagaaGAGCAAGACCCCAGTTCAGTTAGATTTGGGTGACATGTTAGCAGCtcttgaaaagcagcagcaagcaaTGAAAGCTCGTCAGATCACCAACACCAGGCCTCTCTCATACACAG TTGGCAGTGCTGCTCCGTTTCATACCAAAGAATCTGCCAGCAGAAAGTCCTTAACAAAGGGACAGCCCTCTATGGGTTGCCTTAATCCTTTGGATTCAACTGCCCCAAaagtgaaaagaggaaaagagagagagattgcAAAACTGAAACGCCCTACAGCACTTAAAAAG ATTATcttgaaagagagagaagaaaagaaaggccGTTTATCAGCTGACCACAGCCTTCTGGGTTCTGATGAACAGAAAGAGGCTCATTTAAACTTGACTGCCGACCAGTCTCAGGAGCTGGCCTCTCAGGAAG AAACTGGTCTGAGTATGCCTAGTGATACTTCACTTTCTCCAGCAAGTCAGAATTCTCCGTACTGCATGACCCCAGTGTCACAGGGTTCACCTGCTAGTTCTGGAATAGGCAGTCCAATGGCATCTTCTGCAATAACCAAAATTCACAGCAAGAGATTCAGAGA ATACTGTAACCAGGTTCTAAGTAAAGAAATAGATGAGTGCGTGActctgctgttgcaagagctcGTCAGCTTCCAGGAACGGATTTACCAAAAGGATCCCACGAGAGCTAAAGCAAGGAGGAGACTTGTTATGGGGTTACGTGAGGTTACAAAACACATGAAACTGAACAAGATCAAGTGTGTAATCATATCCCCCAACTGTGAAAAAATTCAGTCAAAAG GTGGACTAGATGAGGCTCTCTATAATGTAATAGCCATGGCACGGGAACAAGAAATTCCATTTGTCTTTGCTCTTGGCCGCAAGGCTCTTGGCCGCTGTGTGAACAAGCTGGTTCCTGTTAGTGTTGTGGGTATCTTCAACTACTCAGGTGCTGAG GATCTGTTTAATAAGCTGGTATCCCTAACTGAAGAGGCCAGGAAAGCCTACAGGGACATGGTGGCTGCAATGGAACAGGAACAGGCAGAAGAAGCCTTGAAGAATGTCAAGAAGGCCCCGCATCACATGGGTCATTCTCGTAACCCTTCTGCAGCAAGTGCTATCTCGTTCTGTAGTGTTATTTCTGAACCCATATCTGAGGTCAATGAGAAAGAATATG AAACAAACTGGAGAAATATGGTGGAAACATCTGATGGGTTAGAGACCTCTGAAAATGAGAGAGAATCCGTGTGCAAGGCTGCAGTACCAGAAAAAGCTGGCAATGGCCAAATGGAAAAAACCACTCTTAATAAACAACCACCTCTGGCTACAACTGGCACTACCTCAGCAACAAATCACGGGAAATCCACCCCAGGTGACAAAGATGAGGTGAAACCAGATGACAATCTGGAATGGGCCTCACAGCAGAGTACAGAAACAGGATCCCTGGACGGCAGCTGCCGAGACCTTTTGAATTCCTCCATGACCAGCACCACCAGTACTCTTGTGCCAGGAatgctggaagaggaggaggaagaggaagatgacGATGATGAGGATTATGCCCATGAACCAATTTCTGTAGAAGTTCAGCTTAATAGCAGAATTGAATCTTGGGTTTCAGAGACCCAGAGAACTATGGAGAcgctgcagctggggaagacCCTTAGTGGTGCTGAAGAAGACAATGCTGAACAaagtgaagaggaagaaatggagagctcagagcaggctgATCCTGTCACTGACGGGGAGGAATGGACAAACGATAAGCACGCAAGTAACGCTCAGCATAAACCCACCATCTGCAGTTCTCTGAATAAAGAACACACAGATTCCATCTATATGCCGTAA